Below is a window of Hemiscyllium ocellatum isolate sHemOce1 chromosome 8, sHemOce1.pat.X.cur, whole genome shotgun sequence DNA.
ctaaattgcccgtagtgttaagtaaggggtaaatgtaggggtatgggtgggtggcgcttcggcgggtcggtgtggacttgttgggccaaagggcctgtttccacactgtaactaatctaatgaTGTCAGGATCTTTcaaagttcattagctgctgttttagtgtgttggtgggctaccatgatgccaaggggtctgagtagtctggcagtcatttctgagatgtctttgatttaGGGGAGATTGACTAGGgtttctggatttgttttgtttgcttgtttgggtttgttgctgaaacAAAAAAGGCAGACTGAGTTCACTGGGTACCCATtcattttgaatacactgtagaggtaattttcctctgctctgtgcaGAACCTCTGCGCTGCAGTATGTGTTGGCTTGTTGAAATGTTCTGATGCAGTTTAGTTTGTGgaggtgattgcttctgtagttcaatatttggtcagtatggGTTGTTTTCCTGAAGATACTGATTTGAAGTTCCCactggctgtttgctctactgtgacatctaggaatggcagtttgttgttttcctccactttagtgaattttatgccagtaagggtattattgatggcattgaaggtttcctctaatttgtttagtggtgacaaaggtgtcatccatgtaacagacccaaagtttggattGGATGGTTGATGGAGCTTTTGGTTCAAGTCTCTACATTACTGCCTTTGCTAAgaatcccatgggtgttccgttggtttgtctgtaggtttttaGGAATTGAATATTTTAATGGAGAAATGCTGCATAATGTAACAGAACAGTGGGATTTGTGCGTCTTTATTCATGAATCACCAAAAGGTAACATCCAAAATCACTGGGTAATGGAGAAGGCAAATGGGACAGAATAAAATTAGGAGGTtctgctaaaactatacaaaggTCCTAGTCAGACCACACTTGGGAAATAATGAACTGTTTTGTGCCCCCTATCTAAAAAGGTCGATACACCAAAGGTGGTTCACTAGGCTGACAGGGTATTGAGGGGCTGTCAAATGCTAAGAGGTGGAGTATGTTGGGCCTGTACTCCCTGAAATTTAGAAACATGCGAGGTCATCTTATTGAAACTCAcgagattcttaagggacttgacaaggtagattggaaaggcaaatttcccccttgtgggaaagtggaggaggagggtataatctcagaatatggGGTTGCACCTTGGagacagatgaggaagaattccaTTTCTCAGAGGGTAGCGAATCTGTGGAAGGCTTTATCATAGGGGGCTGTTGCAGCTGAGTCTTCAAGTAAATTCAAGACTGtgataggcagatttttaataaAGGGAGTATGaggaaaggcaagaaaatggaattCAGATCAGATCTgctataatcttattgaatgctggGAGTGGATCCAGTGGTCTACTTCTACATCAAAAatacaggaacacacacacacgaaacacAGTCTCAAGTACTCCAAATTTCCAATTTCAGTTGAGTGCTGTGAACACAAGCAATGCAAAGCCTACCTTGCAAATGAATGCTTAGTCTTTTGAAAATGACTTGCAAAGTCACTGAACGAACCCACAATCCACATCAACTGGTTGGATAGATGGACATGATTGAAAGCAATTAAATGCATCCTATGCTCACAGGGAACACCGGATGAGCTGCTCTCAAGAGGCTGCACTGTTTTGCAAGCAGCTCCCAGTGCAGTGTGTACCCTCAAGCATGCAATCATCTGTGCTCAGCTTTACAGATTCTAGTCTCCTTATCCACGGAGTTCTGAAGTAGGATCTTCCGATTTACAAACAAGAATATGGATGAAAATTACAATGTCAATTTTGGCTCTATAATTTTAGCTAAAACTAAAATCAGCAGTTTGAGATTTATCCAATATTATGTCAAACATACTACAGTACCAAAGTTTCATTAACGAGGTGGTGAAGATACAAACTCCTGGAAAATCTGAGTCTTTATGGAGTTATAGAAAGAATATTTCTTACTTCATTCTACTCAAGAACAGCTATATACACTAACAAAATAGATAGCCTAATTTGAAATAACATCCAACACATCTGTTTCTACTGAAAGAAAAAGCTGGAGATCACAggtggtcaggcaacatccatgcagagaaagcaaattaacatttcaaaccTAGAGGATGCTTCATCAGAACTAACATGAACTGTATTACATTTATTTCTACACCCTGCTTCAAAGAGTTTTATAGCattaatgatttaaaaaaaacctaaaaaaaAGTTCTATAAAGAATGATACGGTTACTTGTAattatggacaaaagagctgttACCTttaggcaaaaaaaaaggaattcaGGCAAAGATATAAAATGAAACTAAGCGCTGAAGGCAGAAACAGTTAGACATTTACAATCCAATACAACTTCTCTAAAACTTAAATGCACTAACACTTGCAGATTTCCAGTACCCACATATTTACTTTTTGTAATAGAGGGAGAGTTTATGTTTACTAGTTCTACTTTTATAGCCATCGTTATAGAGCATGTAACGGCTTAAGTCAAAGCTATATGTACTTATTTTGTAAAGGTTTACTGTTGTGTAAACTGCTCGAAATAAAAAACGCTCTCGTTAGCTTTGCTGACCTAAAATTTCATCGTTCACTGCCACAGCTCATGAAGGCAAGTGATCCACAAGCATTAGCCGAAAGTGCATtcgtttgattttttttgtagcaATTCAAACATTGGCAAACTTGCCAAACAATCCCACTTCACGGCAGCCGAGAACTCTTTCGCCTTTCCTAAAAACACCTTGCAAAGCTGCCCAAACCTCCACCCGCCCCTCTCAAATCAGGTAAGAGAGAATAAGCGAGCACACGaaaatcaaattaaaaataataaaaaaaaacgacGAGTTGCAACACAAtggacaggaagaataaaaatcgAACCACTGCCCCTCCTCCCCCAAACCTCAACTCTCTGATCCGCTGTAACAGATCCCGGAAGAGCgagaaacagtttttttttaaaaaaaagaaaccaaCAGTTGGACCACAAACTGAATTTtgaagaaagcaaaaaaaaatcaagctgctggagaaactcagcttcacagggcagcatctgtgcagagaaagcagtgaTCCTTTTTCAGGACAGGGGGAGGAAAAAAGTCCACATTACCTGCCACCGGCCAACGGTGAGGAAGAAGAGCGAGAAGGGGATGGCAGTGCCCGACATGGCGTGTGTGGAGGGCATCCCGTACTCGGAGTCGTAGAAGACCTCCACCTTGACCACGGGAGGGGAGCGGGGCCTGGGCCAGCGGATGATGTCCTTGGTGCATTGGCCCAGGTACATGACCCACACCCAGATCACGATCAGCCGGCGGCCCACGTACGGGTCGATGTTCCACAGCCAgaaggggaagaaggtgatgTAGAAGAGCTCGTTGCCCAGCTCCGTGCCGAAGCTGAACAGGTAATAGAGCAGCCGGTTGCGGATGATGAACTCGGTGCCCCCCGCCTCCTCGTTCAGGGAATTCCTCCGCCTGGGTTGTTTCTTGCCGGTGGCCGGATCGGCGGccgcccccacctccccctcctcctgcTTCACTTTGGTCTCCCGGGGCGGGCAGGCGACGCCGTTCCTCTTGCCGCAGTCCGGGTGAGGGGAGGGCGGCTGATCCcccccgccgccgccgccgctgcAGCGGCGATGCGTGGCGCCGCTTTGGTTGCCGGCGGGAGGCCGGCAGTCACCGTTAGCCTGAGGCGCGGTGCGGACGGGCTGCACGCCGCACAGCTGCTGGAAGCGGGCCACTTGGTCGGGGTGGTTCAGATAGCGGAACAGGCGCCGCCAACCGCCCGCCATCAGCCCCATCTCAACGGTCGGCGGCTCGCCCACGCCCTCCCCAAAGCCCCTACGGGAGCCCGGTCTCTCCGATCCTCCCGGCTTCTAGAAACTTCTCCGTCCGGATTTTCGTTCCtcctttttctccctctctctgctcacTGTATCCGAGCTCAGAGTGAGGGTTTGAGGAGGAGGGGGGCGTGTGTTATATTGctgaggaagggggagggggggggaagaggggagggaaCGGCAGTCTCGACGGGCTCGCGCGCGCCCGCCCGCCCTTCCCCCTCGGCTCTCGGGGGTGCGCCTGCTCGTCAGGCGCGGGTCCGGCGGCGCGCGCGCAGCCCCCTCCTCTGTCCGCCTCCCCCAACCCCCGcgcgcgagagagggggagagcggtTTGATCTCTCCCGCCCCCCGCTGCAAAAGTCAACGGCTGAAGTAACGACGTCAACGACAAAAGGGGAAGGAATGACCGACGGCTTCCGAAAGCAAAACAAAGCTGAGAGCCTGTCAACTCGAGTGAGGGAAGTCACTGAGTAAATGGTGCAAAAGGATTTCAGCTGGGTCTGTCTGTCTGCTGCCTCTTGACTCGCAGAGTCTGTTCCCTTTCCAGGGGAAAGGGTGAATCAGGGTTTggtggtctgtactgagggagtgccacactgtccttTCGAAATTAGATGTGAAACTGAATTTCCATCCGCCCGCTCAGCTGAGTATTAAAAGGAGCATGGCACTATTCAAGGAAGAGCCAAGGGCATTGTCCTGGCCGATATCTCGAGTCATGCAGCcccggaaagagacccttcgctTCATTGTGTCTGCACCGGTCATCAAACATTCATTTACTCTTATCCCATCTCGCAGCATTTTGACCACAGCCTTATATAATACGACTGAGGTGCTCAACTAAATATTTCTAATGTGTTGAGCGCTTCTGCTTCTTCAACTGTtgtaggcagtgagtcccaaGACACCCAAACCCTCTCTGGGTGATTAGCTGGTTTGCAAAACAGAAtaatgtcaaaaatcacacaacactaggttatagtccaacaggtttaattgaaagcacgctagtgaaagaagtgaaactatcatggtattcaaacagatgaaagacttaacaatcaaatcttcaatgtataatttcagttacatcacactgtaaatttttgctgtaaattctgtgttaggattgagccctccactatcacctgatgaaggagcgacgctccgaaagctagtgtgcttccaatgaaacctgttggactataacctggtgttgtgtgatttttaactttgcccaccccagtccagcaccgggaTCTCCAAATCAGAATAATGTCGATAGTTTGGGTTCAATgactgcaccagctgaggttaccataaagggtTCTTTTTCTCAGCCTCACTCCTTGCCAGAGGTTAAAACCACCATCTTtatctaatgacagagcagccacATGTTCCAGTAGGACTATAGCAACTTTATTTACCAACCACCAATTTTCCTATCATCTACAAACTCATGATCATCTTTATTACATTCTAGATCATTAGAtgcaacaaacagcaagggatcCAGTACTAATCTGAACCCTATAGTACCAGACTGAACACAAGCTTCCAGTCGCAAAATATCCTTGACTGTCACCCTCTTACTGCTGCTGAgcaaattttggatccaatttgacaAATTGCCATGAATCCCATGGGATCTTCTTAACCAGTTTGCCATGTGAGACTtcaagccttactgaagtccacatcgactacatcaactgcactgcCCTTGTTTACACAcctagtcacctcctcaaaagaaaatcatatttgtaagacatgacctcccGTTCCCTAGCTATAACTGGCAATTCTTgattaatccttgcctttccaattaggGATAAATTCTGTACCTCAGCTCATATTCCAATTGTTTCCTTATTGCAGATACTAGATTCACCAGTCTGTCACATTTCTaacacccttcttgaataatagtACCATATTAGTTGTCCTGGCATTGGTCATCCAGCACCCCTCCTGAGACCAGACaagatttgaaaattaatgtcagagcccaaacaatctcctccctggcctcTACACCAGCATTGGCTcatcttagattccctacagcatggaaacaagcccttcggcccaagaagtccatattgaacctctgaagagtaacccacccaaacccatttccctctgaccaatgcacctaacactatgggcaatttagcatagccaattcacctgacctgcacacctttggaccgtgggaggaaacccacgtagacatggggagaatgtacaaactccacacagtcacccgaggctggaatcaaacactaGGActctggtgctgcaaggcagcagtgctaaccactggcccACCATGCCACAAATCATCTAATTTGAAtgtgaggatttatccacctgttAAATAGGCTAATACACTCCCTCTCAATGCTAATTTGTTCAAGTCCATCACAGTCCCCCACCTGATTCTAGACCTACATTGTCCTTTTTCAATTGAGTACAGATGTAAAGTTCTCATTTAAAACCTCAGCCATATCTTCCAGCTGCACACACGGATTGCTGCTCTGGTCCCTAATGGGCTCTACTCCTATCTTGCTCTATTAATCAACATTACAAAAAAAATGAGATGGGTGAATGTGAATCGGTATGTATAAGGAAAACTTTATTGAGCAGAAAATTGCTGGAATATCTCTGCTgataaatgttgatttttttcagCTTGAGTTTATGTATTTTGGttaatgttaaacaatttaaatTAGTGtttaaaagtgtggtgctggaaaagcacagctggtcagacagcatccaaggacatGTTGTCTCTAATTGGAAAGACGATGATTAATCAAgaaagttctgatgaagagcctctgctcaaaatgttgactgtcctgcttcttggatgctgcctgactatgcttttgattctgactctgatctccagcatctgcagtcctcactttctcctaattcaaATTAAGGCATTGCTGAAAAAATACAccttttgttgaagctttttgacTTGCATTCATCAGGGCATTTTACAAAAATACAAATTCATGGCCAAAACTACATTGACATTGCATGTGACGAGAGCACTGACTGATTGGTCAAGTTGACTAGTATATTGCCATGAAGAAAGAACCCATTACTGTTGGTTAACAGTTAACTGCTAGTATTTGTTTAAATTTTACACTAAGAAAGTTGACCCTGATTTGTCAGGGCAATATGTTGAAAAATGAACCAGGGAATAGCTGTCACCAATTTTATTGAGTTGAAACAGAGACAATTTTACATTTCGCAGTGATTTGAGTTTTAATCTAGAAGATGACAAAACAGTGACCGCTGAATTTTTTACAAGCTGATCAATCACTTCCTAAAAGAATTACTTAATTATCACACTCCCCTTCAATTCACAAAGACACATACCTAACCAACTTCTCACCATTTCATGGGGTATGTTCACCTATAAATATCCATGTTCATGCCGGCAGTCTTTCTCTCATGCCCACATAATTCAAACAGGTATTTTTCTTCCTTAAACATTTTCATACCAGCAGAAAGAAAAGAATTGTGGGTGCcaaacatctgaaataaaaacaaaatggttgaaaaaCTCAACTAGTCAGCACGAGAAGAGAAATAGTTGATGTTTCCGGTTGCAGTGACCTATCTGAACTGatgaaaagtgattttttttaagagtgCTAGTCATTCAGTCTAGTCTCATGGTAGTCATCCAAACACTACAAACTGACACCCTTCGTATCCTTAATGCATTTGGTCCCTTTCCCACTCTACTCCATGTTCATTAATAGCGGTACTCATATTTCTTGGCAACTCGtttggggacagagacagacaagcACATATATGCAGATGGGAGAAAAAGTTGACTGGGCTCAGAATAGTTTTCAGGCACCTTTTAAGGAAATGTTAATGTTGAATTAAGACTAATGTAAATTTATAGTATTCCTTTTCAAGTCAATTAACATTCCTCCTTATGAGATTAAAGAAGAAAATTCCTAATATCAGATGCCCATAGTAATTTTTTAAGTGGACGGGAAAATCACAAAAGAGACGACTGAGCAaaggtttgttttaaaaattcatatCTTCATTGATGAAACATATTTTTCTAAGATCCCTTGTCATtacatttaaagtaaaaataattTATTGATTTGTCCCTTAACCAAACCAATAAATTGAGGTGAATTATGAAGAACAATTTGTAGTATCTCAATCCTACTAACTGAAACCCTCAAACTTTCCAAGTGACTAAGACAAATTGTGCGTGATTCTTGGATATGTTCAAGATTAAAACTCTGAAGTTGGATAGCAGACAGCAAAATTACCAGTGGAATGGTGAGATGAAAAAAAATTTGATCCAAACAAATATGACTGAACAATGTGTAGTTGCAGGATCTGACTGAAGTGGAAAAGGAGCGAGAACATCGATTATTTCATTGACATAAACAGAAGATTCAGCAATGCAATATAATACTTGGACCATGAAAAAGGCatcaatgattttaaaatatcATTTTTAGTTGTATAATTTACCAAGGTCATTTTGGAGTGTGTGATTTGTTGGTGGGTATTTTGCAGGGTTGTAAGCTCAGCACTAAATATTTAAGTgttaataaaatatttaaaatgtttgttGTTAACAACTTGCAGTAAACCATTGGATTTAATTACCATGGATGATGAGAACAAAGTTTCCATTGGCATCTCTGAACATGGAAAGAGAGGAAACAACAAAATGGAATATTGTAAACATTAAGCCTCACAGAGACAAAACCTTCAGTGTTTTCTACAATTGCAAAACCATAATCACAAGCAGATGTCAATTGCAACTAAGTGTCAAGTTACTGAACTCACAAACTGTATTTGTGTTAAATAATATATTagctatctaaattaaacattaTACAAAGATTTAGGATAAGTAAAATATTGGAATTTACTAAGATATCACAAATCTTTTTGTAAAAGATGATGTTGATGTGATGAATTGTTTCCAAACACTCCCATCTTTACTCAATATTTCTTTGGCCAGATGACTGCTTGAAATAACTGGTTGACCTGATGCGTATTCAACCCTTTCTgtgttgttaatttttaaaatatggaaTTCTCCATTTTCTGTTCCCTAATTCAAAAGCAAGACTATGAAGTGTCTCTTTATCCCAGACAGTTGAATTTCAGACAACTAGTTATCTCTAAAAGATTGAATTGCAGAATTAACTAGTGAAAGCACGTCCACATGCCAGAAGTGCTTATCAGATCACTATGTCATCTCACCCCATGACTGCACAGAAAATGACTCATTCAGTAGCTCAGTCTGTAGTGTCAAATAAACACATATATTCAACTCCAAAACTGCAACGTTAGTATCCTTTTTGATATGTTTCAAATGTTTTGGAGACCAAAACATTTTTTCTGTTGTGTAAAGCGCATTGCAATTAATCATGATTTATGTCATCTGCCTCCTTGGCAAAGTGAAACAAGATAGTAAGGGATTCTGGTTTCTTCTAACTTTTTTTAATGCAAAAGAAACTGAATTTAAAATATAATATTTATTTCTGTATAAAACTTGTACAGAGAAATTAAAGTACAAACTGTTTATAAAATGCTATAAAtttgaaaaatgaagaaaagtagtcaGACATTCTGGTAGTTTAAAATGATTCTATAGTTTTGTCACCAAGGTTTTAAAAACACAGGCAAATTCTTTTTTTTATCTAGATTTTTTTATACAAAaggaaaatactgcagctgctgaaaatatggaataaagacaaaaatgtttaaaatactCAGTGATCAGGAGAAATGACACTAATGTTCTAGTTCAATTAGACCCTCTTCCCCAAAGATCATCAGTAAACTCATTGGATTTTGATGATGGTCAGGCAATTTTAGTGGTCAATTCTGGCAGATAATGACTCACTGATTATTTgacattcaattcaattttaatacCTAGTGTGTTAGAACTGAACCCTGATTTCTGGCTCCATTACTAATAACCATCAGCCTATTGAAACAACAGTATTATTCAGAAGGCCTGAATTTGAACAATGGACAAATTACCGCTTGCAcaagcttgagaggctgaatggtctactatTTCTATTTTCTATAGTTCATCTGCTAAAGGTTCAGAAGTTTAGGGTACTTTGGAAAAAAAGGCAGACTGTAACATGTTTTTTTCCTGATCCATACAGTCAAACTTGCAAACTTCTTAACAAATGTTATTATATAATGATgagttctgagaagatttgtagcttagattGAGATTCTGGTTATTCTATAATGAaaacaacatcaatttcaatATATAGCAATTCAAACGGTTCTTAGGAATACAGCATTCTGTCAGTAAAATGCACACAACTAtgatccacaaccacctgatgaaggagcagcattccaaaagctagtgcttccaaataaacctgttggactataacctggtgttgtgtgatttttaacttt
It encodes the following:
- the sgpp1b gene encoding sphingosine-1-phosphate phosphatase 1, with the protein product MGLMAGGWRRLFRYLNHPDQVARFQQLCGVQPVRTAPQANGDCRPPAGNQSGATHRRCSGGGGGGDQPPSPHPDCGKRNGVACPPRETKVKQEEGEVGAAADPATGKKQPRRRNSLNEEAGGTEFIIRNRLLYYLFSFGTELGNELFYITFFPFWLWNIDPYVGRRLIVIWVWVMYLGQCTKDIIRWPRPRSPPVVKVEVFYDSEYGMPSTHAMSGTAIPFSLFFLTVGRWQYPYAFGLLLASSWCILVCLSRLYMGMHSILDVIAGVLYSILILIIFHPALDIIDNFNLTYQYAPLFIISLHLGMGLFSFTLDTWSTSRGDTAEILGTGAGIACASHFNHMFGILPDPPLDALPFSPPVISVNLIARAFLRFVIGVIVLLLTRAVLKACTIPLACKIFRIPCTDIRQARKRMEVELPYRYMTYGMVGFVALFLVPSLFNYLNLS